The following are encoded in a window of Limibacter armeniacum genomic DNA:
- a CDS encoding 30S ribosomal protein THX, giving the protein MTYTMGKGDRKSKRGKIANGSFGVRRAKKVKNEPKKENKK; this is encoded by the coding sequence ATGACTTATACTATGGGAAAAGGAGATAGAAAATCTAAAAGAGGCAAAATAGCCAATGGTTCTTTTGGAGTAAGAAGAGCCAAGAAAGTAAAAAATGAACCCAAAAAAGAAAACAAGAAGTAG
- a CDS encoding co-chaperone GroES produces the protein MSTVNIKPLADRVLVEPAAAETTTASGIIIPDNAKEKPQKGTVVAVGPGTKDVEMTVKIGDTVLYGKYAGTELNVEGKDFLIMREADIFAII, from the coding sequence ATGTCAACAGTAAACATCAAACCACTTGCTGACAGGGTTCTGGTTGAACCTGCAGCAGCAGAAACTACTACAGCATCAGGCATTATCATCCCTGACAACGCAAAGGAGAAACCACAGAAAGGAACTGTTGTAGCTGTTGGTCCTGGTACTAAAGATGTTGAAATGACCGTGAAAATAGGTGACACTGTACTGTACGGTAAATATGCGGGTACTGAGCTCAACGTTGAAGGCAAGGACTTCCTGATCATGAGAGAGGCTGACATCTTCGCTATCATCTAA
- a CDS encoding sodium-translocating pyrophosphatase — translation MLNSILFLIPAMAVVGLLYTYMKASWVTRQDPGDPNMQELAQHIADGAMSFLKAEWRVLAIFAVITASLLAYSGTLVENSSPLIAISFIIGAIFSATAGYIGMRIATKANVRTTQAARSSLSKALMVSFSGGTVMGMGVAGLAVLGLSSLFLLFYYLYVVQTGAGVNGIEMERVVEVLAGFSLGAESIALFARVGGGIYTKAADVGADLVGKVEAGIPEDDPRNPATIADNVGDNVGDVAGMGADLFGSYVATILGSMVLGREIVSNGDPVGGIGPVALPMFIASTGLLFSIAGVAFVRIKTDDGDVQKALNLGNWSSILLTAIFSYFLVGWLLPESLSFRGQTFTPMGVLGAIITGLIVGALMSYLTEFYTSMGKRPVNTIIQQSSTGHATNIIGGISVGMESTAVPTLVLACGITAAYSCAGLYGVAISAAGMMATTAMQLAIDAFGPIADNAGGIAEMSGLPEDVRKKTDVLDAVGNTTAATGKGFAIASAALTALGLFAAYVGIAGIDSIDLYKAPVLSSLFVGAMIPFIFSSLAIAAVGRAAMAMVQEVRRQFREIPGIMEYKAKPEYGKCVEISTQASIREMILPGLIALLVPVFFGFAFKGVFESTSSAEMLGGLLAGVTVSGVLLGMFQNNAGGAWDNAKKSFEKGVLIEGKMTFKGSDAHKASVTGDTVGDPFKDTSGPSMNILIKLMSIVSLVIAPFISIKSSHINEKPKQEKVYKANSPSPILKKVN, via the coding sequence ATGCTCAACTCTATACTATTCCTTATTCCAGCAATGGCTGTTGTAGGGCTTCTTTATACCTATATGAAAGCCTCATGGGTAACCAGACAGGACCCTGGTGATCCGAACATGCAGGAACTAGCCCAACATATTGCCGACGGTGCAATGTCTTTCCTGAAAGCTGAGTGGAGGGTACTGGCTATATTTGCTGTCATAACGGCTTCGCTCCTTGCTTACTCAGGCACATTAGTAGAAAACTCATCACCACTGATTGCCATCTCATTTATCATAGGTGCCATTTTCTCTGCTACAGCAGGGTATATCGGTATGAGGATCGCTACCAAAGCCAATGTACGTACTACTCAAGCAGCACGTTCGAGCCTGTCCAAAGCCTTGATGGTTTCTTTCTCAGGAGGCACTGTCATGGGAATGGGGGTTGCAGGGCTTGCTGTATTGGGGTTGAGCAGTCTCTTTCTTTTATTTTATTACCTATATGTTGTACAGACAGGTGCTGGTGTAAATGGAATTGAGATGGAACGGGTAGTTGAAGTATTGGCAGGTTTTTCTTTGGGGGCTGAGTCTATCGCATTATTTGCACGTGTAGGTGGTGGTATCTATACAAAAGCAGCTGACGTAGGTGCAGACCTTGTAGGCAAAGTAGAAGCAGGAATACCAGAAGATGACCCCCGAAACCCTGCAACCATTGCTGACAATGTCGGGGATAACGTAGGTGATGTTGCCGGCATGGGCGCTGACCTTTTTGGGTCTTATGTTGCCACAATTTTAGGCTCAATGGTGTTAGGTCGTGAAATTGTCTCTAATGGCGATCCTGTTGGAGGAATTGGTCCTGTAGCCTTACCCATGTTTATCGCAAGTACCGGCTTACTGTTTTCCATCGCAGGAGTAGCTTTTGTTCGGATCAAAACGGATGATGGGGATGTCCAAAAGGCACTTAACTTGGGCAACTGGTCATCCATTTTACTGACCGCTATTTTTTCCTATTTCCTTGTTGGCTGGCTTTTACCGGAATCCCTTTCATTCAGAGGGCAAACATTTACACCAATGGGCGTTTTGGGCGCCATCATTACAGGACTAATAGTTGGAGCACTGATGTCTTACCTAACGGAGTTCTACACTTCCATGGGAAAACGTCCTGTCAACACAATTATTCAGCAGTCTTCCACCGGACATGCCACCAATATCATTGGAGGAATTTCTGTTGGCATGGAGTCTACCGCAGTACCAACCTTGGTGCTTGCCTGTGGCATTACAGCGGCTTATAGCTGTGCAGGACTTTATGGTGTTGCCATTTCTGCTGCTGGCATGATGGCAACTACTGCCATGCAACTTGCCATTGATGCTTTCGGTCCCATTGCAGATAACGCTGGTGGTATTGCCGAAATGTCAGGACTACCAGAAGATGTCCGAAAAAAGACGGACGTTCTGGATGCTGTTGGTAACACCACTGCTGCGACAGGTAAAGGATTTGCCATTGCCTCTGCTGCATTGACTGCCTTAGGACTTTTTGCCGCCTATGTTGGTATAGCTGGCATTGATTCCATAGATCTGTATAAAGCTCCCGTCTTAAGCTCTTTGTTTGTGGGCGCCATGATTCCATTTATCTTCTCTTCACTTGCCATAGCCGCTGTAGGTCGTGCTGCAATGGCAATGGTTCAAGAAGTTAGGCGACAGTTTCGTGAGATTCCCGGAATCATGGAGTATAAAGCCAAACCTGAATACGGAAAGTGTGTTGAGATTTCGACACAAGCTTCTATTCGGGAGATGATATTACCCGGTCTGATTGCGCTACTAGTCCCTGTTTTCTTTGGCTTTGCGTTTAAAGGTGTTTTTGAAAGTACTTCTTCAGCGGAAATGCTTGGCGGTTTATTGGCAGGTGTAACCGTTTCTGGAGTTCTTTTAGGGATGTTCCAAAACAATGCAGGTGGAGCTTGGGACAATGCCAAAAAGTCTTTTGAAAAAGGGGTCCTGATAGAAGGAAAAATGACTTTTAAAGGCTCTGATGCTCATAAGGCATCTGTAACAGGAGACACTGTTGGCGATCCTTTTAAAGACACTTCAGGTCCATCCATGAATATCCTGATCAAGCTGATGTCTATCGTATCACTAGTAATTGCTCCCTTTATCAGCATCAAGTCCAGTCATATCAATGAGAAGCCTAAACAAGAAAAAGTCTACAAGGCAAACTCTCCTTCCCCAATACTCAAGAAAGTAAACTAA